AAGTCTGTAATTGGACTAATGCCCATAGCAATCTATCGATGTTGTTAACAGATGATAATTTAGCGGCTAAACTAATTATCAAAGTATCTCCGATTAATTTAAAGTAAAATTGCATAAGTTTAATAATTTCAAGTAACGGACAAATCAACAAAAACGGGAGGTACTTATGAAAACATTCATAATTTTTATCCTATTTAGCTTTATCGCCTTTTCCCAAACTGTCTATGTCACAAAATCAGGGGGGAAATATCATACACAAGAGTGGCAGGTATGCTAAGAATGCGACGGCAGTTGATTTAAAGGATGTTGGATCACGCACTGCCTGTTCAATCTGTGATGCGAGTAAACTTGTCAAAAACTCTGAGACCGGTTCAACTGTAACACCTAAAGACAAAACGGCACCAAAGGAAAAAACAGGTGGTGGGCAATGCCAAGCAACAACTAAAAAGGGAAAGCAATGTAAGAGAAATGCAAAAGCCGGATCTAATTATTGCTGGCAACATGGTGGTTAAAACCAAATAAAAAACCCCCGCTCGGACGGCCAAATCTCAACGGGGGCTAAACTATAACTATAAGGAATACAACAATGATGAATCCTAAAGAACTCAGAATTCAGCGTGAAAAAATACGCACAATGATTGACATTGCCAAAAAACTTGGTGGCGTCGTGGAAGTAGATGGTGATATTATTTCCGTTGAGGAACTTCTCGAGATGCTGAATGATCTCGATGAGCAAATAGCGATCGAAAGCTCGAAACTCGACAATCTCGAATTCTTGCCCAATAGAAAACGCAAATGAAAATACGAGGACTCTACATACAAAAACGGAGTCCTTTCTACTGGTTGCGATATTATGATAAACTGGAGCCCGACCCGAAGAAAAAATCCAAGTCGATCTGCACTAAAATTGAAATATCAAGTGCAGATCTTCGAAGGATCGAGGAAGCTGCTCTTCAAAATACCCGTCCAGTACTTAAAGGAACTCCCGAAGTACGAGCTTTTGCGGATGCTTTTCGTAAAGGTCTCCATGAAATCTGGGTACAGAACCGGTTAAAGATGAAACTGCAATACCAGCTGCTTTTATCAGATGCATATAAGGAGTTTGTTACCGAGCGTTCCATCCCCGGGAAAAAAGATCAACTGCGTGAACGATCAATAATCAATTATGGTATTGCGATTGAACATCTGATTGCAGCTTGCGGAGATAGGGAAGTTCATACCTACTCTCAAGAAGATTTTCATAAGTTACTACACTATTTTCAGGATTATAAATTCAAGGGGATTAAGGAGAAGGACGGAACTGTCTCAGTTAAGTTGCTCAGTCAGACGACTCGAAGTATATATGTCAGAACTCTAAAATCTCTGTGGGCGCACTTTCTCAAAAAAGGACTTGCAAGGGAGCAGATTTTTGAAAATCTAAGAGTTGAAGATGCGGATCCTGAGCCGATCCCCTTGGACGACATGTGGCGTATTTTGAGTCAGCTAAAGAATAATTCAAATTATCCAAATGCTTATGCAATCATCAGGTTCTTATTTCTTACCGGTTGCAGGGTGTCCAGTGCAATGGTCCAGCTTAAGGAGAACATCGATTTCAATGAGAAAGTGATCAAGATTCAGAATGTCAAAAGTGGAAGAAGGAAGGGGAGAGAGATTTACTTGTTCCCACTTTATGGGGAGCTCGAATTTCTACTTAGAGAAGAGATGGGCGTCAATCCGGGAGATACTGGAAGGTTGTTCGGTCACTTCAAGATTAACGAACTGGATTACACATCACCGCTTGGATTTTGGGATCGGCTAATGAATACATTAGCAAAGCATGGACACATCAAGAAAAAATATACACTCAAACAAATCAGGTCAACTGCGGCGTCCTACTTCATTAATAATTTAAGGTTCGATATCTACCGGGTAAAAAAACTTCTTGATCATTCAGATGTTAAAGTGACTGAGAGGAACTACATTCGTTATGATGTCGAACTGGTTAGACAAGTCTTAGATGAGGAAATGAAGATGAGCAAACTTCTTCGAAATTCTCTCGAAGATGGTATAACAGAAGTATAACAGACGGCAATTAAAACGAGCGTAAATAGTGGGTAAAAATTCCAAAAAAATGCGATTTTGGGCTATAATGAGGCTTTTTCTTACTCTTAATCATCAGGTCGCGGGTTCGAGTCCCGCAAGGTGCACCAGGAAAGCTCTCAATGTTATTGGGGGCTTTTTTTGTTAGGTTGATACCTGACCGGATCGTTGTAATTTATTCAATTCGTTTTGCATACAGGAGAGAGAAATGCAAGAGAATGAAATGTCAACAGAATTGAACTCACTTCAGGAAAAGTTTGACCGGCTTCTGAAAAGGAACGAAGAAATGTTGGAGGAGCACCGGAAGGAACTTTTAATCCACAGGAAGCATGAAACCCTTTTGAAAGAGTTGGGAGGACTCACAAAAATAGGACTGTGGG
The nucleotide sequence above comes from Ignavibacteria bacterium. Encoded proteins:
- a CDS encoding site-specific integrase yields the protein MKIRGLYIQKRSPFYWLRYYDKLEPDPKKKSKSICTKIEISSADLRRIEEAALQNTRPVLKGTPEVRAFADAFRKGLHEIWVQNRLKMKLQYQLLLSDAYKEFVTERSIPGKKDQLRERSIINYGIAIEHLIAACGDREVHTYSQEDFHKLLHYFQDYKFKGIKEKDGTVSVKLLSQTTRSIYVRTLKSLWAHFLKKGLAREQIFENLRVEDADPEPIPLDDMWRILSQLKNNSNYPNAYAIIRFLFLTGCRVSSAMVQLKENIDFNEKVIKIQNVKSGRRKGREIYLFPLYGELEFLLREEMGVNPGDTGRLFGHFKINELDYTSPLGFWDRLMNTLAKHGHIKKKYTLKQIRSTAASYFINNLRFDIYRVKKLLDHSDVKVTERNYIRYDVELVRQVLDEEMKMSKLLRNSLEDGITEV